A part of Aegilops tauschii subsp. strangulata cultivar AL8/78 chromosome 2, Aet v6.0, whole genome shotgun sequence genomic DNA contains:
- the LOC109740931 gene encoding uncharacterized protein gives MARPTHAVVALLAVVLALASGAASQAPAAGPAAPAGDCGSALTGLTGCLPYISPGAAQGKPPKECCAGVKAALASPASVACLCDAFGKDYGIPMNLTRAKGLPAACGGNPAALSNCSLKLPGGAPNGAPTEAPTPTSGSTPATVSPSPAKSAATRSPVTAATLLLAAVLAPLLSYYYL, from the exons ATGGCGCGCCCCACCCACGCCGTCGTGGCTCTCCTGGCCGTCGTCCTCGCGCTGGCGTCCGGCGCGGCGTCgcaggcgccggcggcggggccggcggcgccggcgggggaCTGCGGCTCCGCGCTGACGGGCCTCACCGGCTGCCTCCCCTACATCTCGCCGGGGGCCGCGCAGGGCAAGCCGCCCAAGGAGTGCTGCGCCGGCGTCAAGGCCGCGCTCGCCAGCCCCGCCAGCGTCGCCTGCCTCTGCGACGCCTTCGGCAAGGACTACGGCATCCCCATGAACCTCACCCGCGCCAAGGGCCTCCCCGCCGCATGCGGCGGCAACCCGGCCGCCCTCAGCAACTGCAGCC TGAAACTGCCCGGCGGAGCCCCTAACGGCGCCCCTACTGAAG CACCTACACCAACTTCCGGATCAACACCGGCAACCGTCAGCCCAAGCCCAGCGAAATCGGCAGCGACCAGGTCTCCTGTCACGGCGGCAACCCTCCTCCTAGCCGCGGTGTTGGCGCCTCTGCTTTCTTACTACTACCTCTAA